Proteins encoded in a region of the Chryseobacterium piperi genome:
- the rplD gene encoding 50S ribosomal protein L4 yields the protein MELVVLNTSGKETGKKVTLDESVFGIEPNKHAVYLEVKQYLAAQRQGTHKAKERSEITASTKKLKKQKGSGSARYGDIKSPTFRGGGRVFGPKPRDYRFKLNKALKRLAKKSVLSQKMRDNSIRIVEGLSISAPKTKDFITILNALALNDKKSLFILPDTNKNVYLSSRNLPKTKVMKFNEISSYDLINAGEIVFLEGAVEKFQENLKK from the coding sequence ATGGAACTAGTAGTATTAAATACATCAGGAAAGGAGACCGGAAAAAAAGTAACTCTAGACGAATCAGTATTCGGAATTGAGCCAAATAAGCACGCGGTTTACTTAGAAGTTAAACAGTACCTTGCTGCACAAAGACAAGGGACTCATAAAGCAAAAGAAAGAAGCGAAATTACTGCTTCTACTAAAAAGCTTAAGAAGCAAAAAGGATCAGGATCTGCTAGATATGGTGATATTAAATCTCCTACATTTAGAGGTGGAGGTAGAGTATTCGGACCAAAACCAAGAGATTACAGATTCAAATTGAACAAAGCTCTTAAGAGATTAGCTAAGAAATCTGTTCTTTCTCAGAAAATGAGAGATAACAGCATTAGAATTGTGGAAGGATTGAGCATTTCTGCTCCTAAAACTAAAGATTTCATCACGATCTTGAATGCACTAGCATTGAATGACAAGAAGTCTTTATTCATTCTTCCTGACACTAATAAGAATGTGTATTTATCTTCAAGAAACTTACCTAAAACTAAAGTGATGAAGTTCAATGAAATTAGTTCATATGACTTAATCAACGCAGGTGAGATCGTATTCTTAGAAGGTGCAGTTGAAAAATTCCAGGAAAATTTAAAGAAATAG
- a CDS encoding glycerol-3-phosphate dehydrogenase/oxidase, whose protein sequence is MKRIEELNKLASTREWDFIIIGGGASGLGSALDATTRGFKTLLLESHDFAKATSSRSTKLVHGGVRYLAQGDVGLVKEALKERGLLAKNAAHIVKNQSFIIPNYTWWGGIYYKIGLSVYDFLAGKLSLGKTQYISKSKTVAKLPTIEQNHLVSGVVYQDGQFDDSRLAINLAQTIIEKGGCAINYIKVVNLLKNESDTVIGVVAEDQLTKKQYEINAKVVINATGVFTNDILNMNNPKHGKLVVPSQGIHLVLDKSFLKSDDAIMIPKTSDGRVLFVVPWHDRALVGTTDTLLKDESFEPRALEEEINFVLNTARQYLAKKPTREDVKSVFAGLRPLAAPKDGSKSTKEVSRSHKVIASETGLISIIGGKWTTYRKMAEDTVDEAMKVHRLGNTPSKTEHLSIHGNVKPDQVDRSNHLYVYGSDIPAIKALQESNPEYAKRIHPDHAFTVAEVIWAVRNEMAETIEDVLARRVRLLFLDARAAIDSAHKIASIIAEEKGFNEEWANQHEKEFIELAKGYLLAPYSPKTINP, encoded by the coding sequence ATGAAACGGATTGAAGAATTAAATAAATTAGCCAGCACCCGTGAATGGGACTTTATTATTATAGGAGGTGGTGCCAGTGGCTTAGGTTCTGCTCTAGATGCAACGACCAGAGGATTCAAAACATTGCTTTTAGAATCTCATGACTTTGCAAAAGCAACATCCAGCAGAAGTACAAAACTTGTACATGGTGGAGTGCGATATCTTGCGCAGGGAGATGTAGGATTAGTAAAAGAGGCTTTAAAAGAAAGAGGATTACTTGCTAAGAATGCAGCTCATATTGTAAAAAATCAATCATTCATTATCCCTAATTATACATGGTGGGGAGGTATCTATTATAAAATAGGATTATCTGTTTATGATTTTCTTGCCGGTAAACTAAGTTTAGGTAAAACACAATATATCAGTAAATCTAAAACTGTTGCCAAGCTTCCAACTATAGAACAAAATCATCTGGTAAGTGGAGTTGTTTACCAGGATGGACAGTTTGATGATTCCCGTTTGGCGATCAATTTAGCACAAACCATTATTGAAAAAGGAGGATGTGCAATCAACTATATTAAGGTAGTTAACCTACTTAAGAACGAGTCCGATACCGTGATCGGTGTTGTAGCTGAAGATCAACTGACTAAGAAACAGTACGAAATCAATGCAAAAGTCGTGATCAATGCAACCGGTGTATTTACCAATGATATTCTTAATATGAATAATCCAAAACATGGTAAACTGGTTGTTCCAAGTCAAGGGATTCATCTGGTATTGGATAAATCTTTCCTTAAGAGTGATGACGCTATTATGATTCCTAAAACTTCAGATGGCAGGGTTCTGTTTGTTGTGCCTTGGCACGACAGAGCTTTAGTAGGAACAACGGATACACTCTTGAAGGATGAAAGTTTTGAACCTCGTGCTTTAGAAGAAGAGATCAATTTTGTTTTAAATACAGCCAGACAATATTTAGCTAAGAAACCAACCCGCGAAGATGTAAAATCAGTATTCGCAGGACTCCGTCCTCTTGCAGCTCCTAAAGATGGCAGCAAAAGCACAAAAGAGGTTTCCCGAAGCCATAAGGTGATCGCTTCCGAGACTGGATTAATTTCTATCATTGGAGGAAAATGGACTACCTACCGTAAAATGGCAGAGGACACTGTGGATGAAGCCATGAAAGTACACAGATTAGGGAACACCCCTTCTAAAACAGAGCATCTTTCTATCCATGGAAATGTAAAGCCTGACCAGGTAGACAGAAGTAATCATCTATACGTTTACGGATCTGATATTCCAGCCATAAAAGCTTTGCAGGAAAGCAACCCTGAATATGCGAAAAGGATTCATCCTGATCACGCATTTACGGTAGCAGAAGTGATATGGGCTGTAAGAAATGAAATGGCAGAAACCATAGAGGATGTTCTGGCCAGAAGAGTGCGTTTATTATTTTTAGATGCGAGAGCTGCAATAGACAGCGCACATAAAATAGCATCTATTATTGCAGAAGAAAAAGGATTTAATGAAGAATGGGCGAATCAACACGAAAAAGAATTTATTGAATTAGCAAAAGGGTATTTACTTGCCCCTTACTCACCTAAAACAATCAACCCTTAA
- a CDS encoding MIP/aquaporin family protein: MTPFIAEVIGTMLLILLGNGVVANVVLKGTKGNNSGWIVITTAWALAVFVGVTVAGPVSGAHLNPAVTIGLAAAGKFSWDIVPSYIAAQMIGALLGAFLVWLFNKDHFAITEDEGAKLACFSTTPAIRNTFSNLISEIIGTFVLVFVIFYFAGASISLNNDPTAKIGLGTVGALPVTLLVWVIGLSLGGTTGYAINPARDLGPRIMHALLPIKGSSDWGYAWIPVIGPILGALIAAVLFVALN; encoded by the coding sequence ATGACTCCATTTATAGCAGAAGTAATTGGTACCATGCTTCTTATATTATTAGGTAATGGTGTGGTAGCCAATGTTGTTTTAAAAGGCACAAAAGGTAATAATTCCGGATGGATTGTTATTACGACAGCCTGGGCATTGGCCGTTTTTGTAGGTGTTACTGTTGCCGGCCCGGTAAGCGGAGCCCATTTAAACCCCGCAGTAACTATCGGATTAGCTGCCGCAGGAAAATTTTCCTGGGACATTGTTCCTTCTTATATTGCCGCACAAATGATAGGAGCCTTGTTAGGAGCCTTTTTAGTATGGCTGTTTAATAAAGATCATTTTGCCATTACGGAAGATGAGGGAGCAAAATTAGCATGCTTTAGTACAACACCAGCGATTAGAAATACTTTTTCAAATCTTATCAGTGAAATCATCGGAACTTTTGTTCTTGTATTTGTTATATTTTATTTTGCTGGCGCGAGTATTTCTTTAAACAATGATCCTACTGCCAAAATAGGATTAGGTACTGTAGGTGCATTACCCGTAACACTATTGGTTTGGGTTATCGGTCTGTCTTTAGGAGGTACCACCGGATACGCAATCAATCCCGCCAGAGATTTAGGTCCACGGATCATGCATGCACTTCTTCCTATAAAAGGGAGCAGTGATTGGGGGTATGCCTGGATTCCCGTTATCGGGCCGATCCTTGGGGCTCTAATAGCCGCTGTTTTATTTGTAGCCTTAAATTAA
- the glpK gene encoding glycerol kinase GlpK, translated as MSEKLILALDQGTTSSRAILFNHSGEIKYISQKNFEQIYPTPGWVEHNPNEIWSSQISVAAEVIAKAGISGLEVAAIGITNQRETTIVWDKETGEPIYNAIVWQDRRTSKYCDSLKEQGYTDMIKEKTGLVLDAYFSATKLKWILDNVEGAREKAEAGKLCFGTVDTWLVWKLTRGKMFITDVSNASRTMLLNIQTLEWDQDLLKLFNIPESILPQVKQSSEVYGETATTLFSTKIPIAGIAGDQQAALFGQMCTSPGMVKNTYGTGCFLLMNTGTEAVHSKNNLLTTVAWKINGEVNYALEGSVFVGGAAIQWLRDGLKLINSAEEVNSLAETVEDNGGVYFVPALTGLGAPYWDQYARGTIVGVTRGTTNGHIARATLEGIAFQVYDIVKAMEADSGTDSLELRVDGGASTSDLLMQIQSDLFGFKITRPKTLETTALGAAYLAGLAVGYWKNIDEIQSQWIIDKEFHPKVDREKVDKMVHFWNKAVTRAQHWIED; from the coding sequence ATGAGTGAAAAATTAATTTTAGCTCTGGATCAGGGGACTACTTCCTCAAGAGCTATCCTATTCAATCACAGCGGAGAAATTAAATACATATCTCAAAAGAATTTTGAACAAATATACCCGACCCCAGGCTGGGTAGAACACAACCCTAATGAGATATGGTCTTCCCAAATTTCAGTTGCTGCAGAAGTTATTGCAAAGGCAGGTATATCCGGATTAGAAGTTGCAGCGATCGGTATCACCAATCAACGTGAAACAACCATCGTATGGGATAAAGAAACTGGTGAACCTATTTACAACGCTATTGTATGGCAGGACAGAAGAACCTCCAAATATTGCGATTCTCTGAAAGAGCAAGGCTATACGGACATGATTAAAGAGAAAACAGGCCTTGTTTTAGATGCCTACTTCTCAGCTACCAAACTGAAATGGATCCTGGATAATGTGGAAGGAGCCAGAGAAAAAGCAGAAGCTGGAAAACTATGTTTCGGAACAGTAGACACCTGGCTTGTATGGAAACTTACGCGCGGAAAAATGTTCATAACAGATGTTTCTAACGCCAGCAGAACCATGCTTCTCAACATCCAGACATTGGAATGGGATCAGGACCTTTTGAAATTATTCAATATTCCGGAGTCTATTCTTCCTCAGGTTAAACAAAGCAGTGAGGTTTATGGAGAAACAGCTACTACACTATTTTCTACCAAGATTCCTATCGCCGGTATAGCAGGAGACCAGCAAGCTGCTCTTTTCGGACAAATGTGTACATCTCCGGGAATGGTAAAAAACACATATGGAACAGGATGTTTCTTACTAATGAATACTGGAACAGAAGCCGTTCATTCTAAAAACAACCTTTTAACTACTGTAGCCTGGAAAATAAATGGCGAAGTGAACTACGCTCTGGAAGGAAGTGTTTTTGTTGGAGGTGCTGCAATTCAATGGCTAAGAGACGGACTTAAATTAATTAATTCAGCCGAAGAAGTGAATAGCCTGGCTGAGACCGTAGAGGATAATGGAGGAGTTTATTTCGTCCCTGCCCTTACTGGTCTGGGAGCTCCATATTGGGATCAATATGCAAGAGGTACTATTGTAGGTGTTACCCGCGGAACGACCAACGGACATATTGCCAGAGCAACATTAGAAGGAATTGCATTCCAGGTATATGATATTGTAAAAGCTATGGAGGCCGATTCCGGAACAGACAGTCTTGAATTAAGAGTAGATGGCGGAGCTTCTACAAGTGATCTATTAATGCAAATCCAATCTGATTTATTCGGCTTTAAAATAACAAGACCTAAAACACTTGAGACAACAGCACTTGGTGCTGCCTATCTTGCAGGGCTTGCTGTCGGATACTGGAAAAATATTGACGAAATCCAGTCACAATGGATTATAGACAAAGAATTCCATCCGAAAGTGGATAGAGAAAAAGTTGATAAAATGGTCCATTTCTGGAACAAAGCTGTGACACGTGCTCAGCACTGGATAGAAGATTAA
- the rplW gene encoding 50S ribosomal protein L23, producing MSVIIKPVISEKANYLTDLRGAYSFLVDTKANKIQIKKAVEATYGVKVADVRTMIYAPKVSSKYTKKGLQVGKTNKLKKAIITLAEGEVIDIFAVN from the coding sequence ATGTCAGTTATTATTAAACCAGTTATTTCAGAAAAAGCAAACTATCTTACAGATTTAAGAGGTGCTTATTCTTTCTTGGTAGATACTAAGGCGAATAAAATCCAGATTAAGAAAGCTGTAGAGGCGACTTATGGTGTAAAAGTAGCAGACGTTAGAACCATGATTTATGCGCCTAAAGTTTCTTCGAAATACACTAAAAAAGGTCTTCAAGTAGGAAAGACAAACAAATTGAAAAAGGCGATTATTACTCTTGCTGAAGGAGAAGTAATCGATATTTTCGCTGTAAATTAA
- the rplB gene encoding 50S ribosomal protein L2, whose protein sequence is MSVRKLKPITPGQRFRIVNNFEEITTNKPEKSLTVGIKKSGGRNQTGKMTMRYTGGGHKKKYRIIDFKRNKANVEATVKSVEYDPNRTAFIALLEYADGEKRYIIAPNGIKVDQKVVSGESVEPNVGNAMKLKNIPLGTVISCVEMKPGQGAILARSAGSSAQLTSRDGKYAIIKLPSGESRMILTECYAMIGSVSNSDHQLTVSGKAGRSRWLGRRPRTRAVVMNPVDHPMGGGEGRSSGGHPRSRNGMPAKGYKTRKKNKVSNRYIVSKRK, encoded by the coding sequence ATGTCTGTTAGAAAATTAAAACCTATCACCCCGGGACAGAGATTCAGAATTGTAAACAATTTTGAGGAAATTACTACCAACAAACCAGAGAAGTCTCTAACAGTTGGTATTAAAAAGTCAGGTGGACGTAACCAAACAGGTAAAATGACCATGCGTTACACCGGAGGTGGACACAAAAAGAAATACAGAATTATTGACTTCAAAAGAAACAAAGCAAACGTTGAAGCAACTGTAAAATCTGTAGAATACGATCCAAACAGAACTGCATTTATCGCTTTATTAGAGTACGCAGATGGAGAGAAGAGATACATCATCGCTCCAAACGGTATCAAAGTTGATCAAAAAGTGGTTTCAGGAGAAAGCGTAGAACCTAATGTAGGTAACGCAATGAAATTGAAAAATATTCCATTGGGTACTGTAATTTCTTGTGTTGAAATGAAGCCTGGTCAAGGTGCAATTTTAGCAAGAAGTGCTGGTTCTTCAGCTCAATTAACTTCAAGAGATGGAAAATATGCAATCATCAAATTGCCTTCAGGAGAATCTAGAATGATCCTTACTGAATGTTATGCAATGATTGGATCTGTTTCTAACTCTGATCACCAATTAACTGTATCAGGTAAGGCTGGTAGAAGCAGATGGTTAGGTAGAAGACCAAGAACAAGAGCGGTTGTAATGAACCCAGTAGATCACCCAATGGGTGGTGGGGAAGGACGTTCTTCTGGAGGTCACCCAAGATCTAGAAATGGTATGCCGGCTAAAGGATACAAAACTAGAAAGAAAAACAAAGTGTCTAACCGTTACATCGTATCTAAAAGAAAATAA
- a CDS encoding DeoR/GlpR family DNA-binding transcription regulator, protein MEKLIPRHNEILHELDKKGYVLVQELCERLNVSSVTIRKDLNYLEGLGLLFRNHGGASKHVRYAYEKNVDEKENINVEAKQSIAKAALKLIQENDCIILASGTTMHYLARMLVNFGHLTVLTSSLRVALELCNNPNINIIQLGGEVRKSSTSIVGSISETILSQFSCNKLFLGVDGIDMEFGISTSNAAEAHLNQLMIECSDKVMILADSSKLNKKGFGKIASLEKIDYLITDESILDEDKQKLEEAGVNVITK, encoded by the coding sequence ATGGAAAAGTTAATACCAAGGCATAATGAGATACTGCATGAGCTGGATAAAAAGGGCTATGTTCTGGTACAGGAATTGTGTGAAAGGCTTAATGTTTCTTCGGTTACGATCCGAAAGGATCTGAATTATTTAGAAGGTTTAGGTTTGCTTTTTCGGAATCACGGCGGTGCCAGCAAGCATGTGAGATATGCCTATGAAAAAAACGTAGATGAAAAAGAGAACATCAATGTAGAGGCGAAGCAAAGCATTGCTAAAGCTGCTTTGAAGCTTATTCAGGAAAATGACTGCATTATTCTGGCCTCCGGAACAACTATGCACTATCTTGCCCGTATGCTGGTGAATTTTGGACATTTAACCGTCCTTACCTCCTCATTGAGAGTGGCACTGGAGCTGTGTAATAATCCTAATATAAATATTATACAACTGGGTGGAGAAGTAAGAAAAAGTTCAACTTCAATAGTGGGATCTATATCTGAAACGATTCTTAGTCAATTTTCATGCAATAAATTATTTCTGGGAGTAGATGGAATCGATATGGAGTTTGGGATTAGTACTTCCAATGCTGCGGAAGCTCATTTAAACCAGTTGATGATTGAATGCTCTGATAAGGTAATGATATTGGCTGACTCTTCAAAGCTAAATAAAAAGGGCTTTGGGAAAATTGCGTCTCTAGAAAAAATAGATTATCTGATCACAGATGAAAGTATTTTGGATGAAGATAAACAAAAGCTGGAAGAAGCTGGAGTGAATGTTATTACAAAATAA
- the rplC gene encoding 50S ribosomal protein L3: protein MSGIIGKKIGMTSLFNEEGKNIPCTVIQAGPCSVLQVRTVEKDGYKSVQLGFDDKSEKNVGKALAGHFKKAGSAPKAKLVEFYREFVDEVKVGEEVKVDLFAEGEYVDVTGTSKGKGFQGVVKRHGFGGVMQATHGQHNRLRAPGSIGAGSDPSRVFKGMRMAGRMGGKQVTVQNLQVLKVDQEQNLLVVKGAVPGAKNSYVIIRKWN, encoded by the coding sequence ATGTCAGGTATTATTGGTAAAAAAATCGGTATGACGTCTTTGTTTAACGAAGAAGGAAAAAACATTCCTTGTACAGTTATTCAAGCCGGTCCGTGCTCGGTTTTACAGGTCAGAACCGTAGAAAAGGACGGCTACAAGTCAGTTCAGTTAGGTTTCGATGACAAGAGTGAGAAGAACGTTGGTAAAGCGTTAGCTGGCCATTTTAAAAAGGCTGGTTCTGCTCCTAAAGCTAAATTAGTAGAATTCTACAGAGAATTCGTTGATGAAGTAAAAGTAGGAGAAGAAGTAAAAGTTGATTTATTCGCTGAAGGTGAATATGTTGACGTAACAGGAACTTCAAAAGGTAAAGGTTTCCAAGGTGTTGTTAAAAGACACGGATTTGGAGGTGTAATGCAAGCTACTCATGGTCAGCACAACAGACTTAGAGCTCCAGGTTCTATCGGTGCTGGATCGGATCCTTCGAGAGTATTCAAAGGAATGAGAATGGCGGGTAGAATGGGAGGTAAGCAGGTAACTGTTCAAAACCTTCAAGTATTAAAAGTGGATCAAGAACAAAATCTTTTAGTAGTAAAAGGTGCTGTTCCGGGAGCTAAAAATTCTTATGTAATTATCAGAAAATGGAACTAG